Proteins encoded by one window of Streptomyces sp. NBC_01477:
- a CDS encoding serine/threonine protein kinase, producing MDTVIVQLPEVRGLHAEPAGRPRLLKLGPGETADFGRGAPGRPVPVRLPDPGVSRCAGQITAAEDYWRLSNYSRTATYVVENLEGAGEHIKVAPGRLGAPVPFEFSRVVLPSEGAQASFKVFAPQHAYRDDTGGGPAGGEHTVMPFALDATAKYFLVLLALCEPRLRNASTGAVPGVGDVLERLRPLTSCRDLTRSAVNYHVDYLASAKLRLRDDSVDPDTDTLAGGKREELVAFALRFDLVREEHLALLPPRPPSRPSPAARQPTRAS from the coding sequence ATGGACACGGTCATCGTGCAACTGCCGGAGGTGCGCGGGCTGCATGCCGAGCCCGCGGGCCGGCCGCGGCTGCTCAAGCTGGGACCGGGGGAGACCGCGGACTTCGGGCGCGGCGCCCCCGGACGGCCGGTGCCGGTGCGGCTGCCCGACCCGGGAGTGTCGCGCTGCGCCGGGCAGATCACCGCCGCGGAGGACTACTGGCGGCTGTCCAACTACAGCCGCACCGCCACCTATGTGGTGGAGAATCTGGAAGGCGCGGGCGAGCACATCAAGGTCGCGCCCGGACGGCTCGGCGCACCCGTGCCGTTCGAATTCTCCCGGGTCGTCCTCCCCTCGGAGGGCGCGCAGGCCAGCTTCAAGGTCTTCGCACCCCAGCACGCCTACCGCGACGACACCGGCGGCGGCCCGGCCGGCGGCGAACACACCGTCATGCCCTTCGCCCTCGACGCGACCGCGAAATACTTCCTGGTCCTGCTCGCCCTGTGCGAACCGCGGCTGCGCAACGCCTCGACCGGTGCCGTCCCCGGGGTCGGCGACGTCCTGGAAAGGCTGCGCCCGCTCACCTCCTGCCGCGACCTGACCCGGTCCGCCGTCAACTACCACGTCGACTACCTCGCCTCGGCCAAACTGCGGCTGCGCGACGACTCCGTCGACCCGGACACCGACACCCTCGCCGGCGGCAAGCGCGAAGAACTCGTCGCCTTCGCCCTACGCTTCGACCTGGTCAGGGAAGAGCATCTGGCCCTGTTGCCGCCCCGGCCGCCCTCCCGGCCATCCCCCGCGGCCCGTCAGCCCACCCGGGCGAGCTGA
- a CDS encoding helix-turn-helix transcriptional regulator: protein MKSSRLLSILLLLQTRGRMTAAELAAELEVSPRTVYRDVESLHTAGVPLYGDAGHRGGYQLLAGYRTRLTGLNAGEAEALFLSGAPGPAAELGLGPALATAQLKLRAALPAGLREQADRMRARFHLDAPGWYAADAEVPFLPQVADAVWNGRVLDVRYRRWKEPTDVDRRLEPYGLVLKAGRWYTVAGPGPHTYRVDQILRLTVGAERCEVPADFDLADHWRRSQEDFHARLHHGEAVVRLSPRAAARLTGSAARALEATGRAEPDGWTRATLPTESLDQAHAFFLSLGAEAEVLDPPELRDRLAATARALAAAYQH from the coding sequence GTGAAGTCCAGCCGTCTGCTGTCGATCCTGCTGCTGCTCCAGACCCGCGGCCGGATGACCGCCGCCGAGCTGGCCGCGGAGCTGGAGGTGTCGCCGCGGACCGTCTACCGGGACGTGGAGTCGCTGCACACGGCCGGTGTGCCGCTGTACGGCGACGCCGGCCACCGGGGCGGCTACCAGCTGCTCGCGGGCTACCGCACCCGGCTGACCGGGCTGAACGCGGGCGAGGCGGAGGCGCTGTTCCTGTCGGGCGCGCCGGGACCCGCGGCGGAACTGGGCCTCGGCCCCGCGCTGGCCACCGCCCAGCTCAAGCTGAGGGCCGCGCTGCCGGCCGGACTGCGCGAGCAGGCCGACCGGATGCGCGCCCGCTTCCACCTGGACGCGCCCGGCTGGTACGCCGCCGACGCCGAGGTGCCGTTCCTGCCGCAGGTCGCCGACGCGGTGTGGAACGGCAGGGTCCTCGATGTGCGCTACCGCCGCTGGAAGGAGCCGACCGACGTCGACCGGCGGCTCGAACCGTACGGCCTGGTCCTCAAGGCGGGCCGCTGGTACACGGTGGCGGGTCCCGGGCCGCACACCTACCGGGTCGACCAGATCCTGCGGCTGACCGTCGGCGCGGAGCGCTGCGAGGTGCCCGCGGACTTCGACCTGGCGGACCACTGGCGGCGCTCCCAGGAGGACTTCCACGCCCGGCTGCACCACGGCGAGGCGGTGGTACGGCTGTCGCCGCGGGCCGCCGCGCGGCTGACCGGGTCCGCCGCGCGGGCGCTGGAGGCGACCGGCAGGGCCGAACCGGACGGCTGGACCCGCGCCACGCTGCCGACCGAGTCGCTGGACCAGGCGCACGCGTTCTTCCTGTCGCTGGGCGCCGAGGCGGAGGTGCTGGACCCGCCGGAGCTGCGGGACCGGCTCGCCGCGACGGCCCGCGCGCTCGCCGCGGCCTACCAGCACTGA
- a CDS encoding PASTA domain-containing protein produces the protein MPYARISTACLATVTAAAAVVALAGCGGGSPYKKTGVHRMLPSLSGQTLAAARATASGAGFGNVSVTDATGAKRSAASAADWRVCFQSPAAGTADTGVPVRLSVAKLTESCPARDGGAKATPSTRRSSMTHRVTKSRKSRARHH, from the coding sequence TTGCCGTACGCCCGGATATCCACGGCCTGCCTCGCCACCGTGACCGCCGCTGCCGCGGTGGTCGCGCTCGCCGGCTGCGGTGGCGGATCGCCCTACAAGAAGACCGGCGTCCACCGGATGCTGCCCAGCCTGAGCGGGCAGACCCTGGCCGCCGCCCGTGCCACCGCGTCAGGCGCGGGCTTCGGCAACGTCAGCGTGACCGACGCGACCGGCGCGAAGCGTTCGGCGGCCTCGGCCGCCGACTGGAGGGTCTGCTTCCAGAGCCCGGCCGCGGGCACGGCCGACACCGGTGTGCCGGTCCGCCTGTCAGTGGCGAAGCTCACCGAGAGCTGCCCCGCCAGGGACGGCGGCGCGAAGGCGACCCCGTCCACCCGCCGCTCGTCCATGACCCACCGCGTCACGAAGTCCCGCAAGAGCCGCGCCCGCCATCACTGA
- a CDS encoding protein kinase domain-containing protein yields the protein MAGGARAEERDPAADRTRQGERDSAGGRAREDGRGRRAPVDVPDGYRLGDWTVTGLIGSGSWGSVYTARGADGTAAAVKFLGTALLSPGQQAAMADLVRREVRFSLAAHHPHLIRTVEALTVRDPGRPDLDGCTALVMDRADRSVQDVLDTVDAGRPPPDAGRILRGAAAGLAHLHRAGWLHGDLKPANILLGPQGEVWLADFGLTAELDGTHAYVPPMGTLDHLPPEWWSARTGSQGTAVRPTADIWAYGILAHEVLCGGLHPFPGATARARALAAQSYARGAAPLRLAPSLPDGWHRLITDCLAPDHAARAGLTADGLAARVAALGPAGTRAPARSTRRQVLLPAALVGVLLAAGAGLLLTDDSRPARPKAGSGAPPVATIASVNDILPAQSDVPAALRPSIGQAARLCAEPEVTPALIAAMLKAESGFDVHARRPATDEYGVAMWTPRVFNAWAVDGDLDGRKSYMSAPDAIATMGVYLCWVDQQLKLDGMRGDLPSWIAAAYRTSVRTIVDAHGVPARVQPYVDTVRRYMAGYALHPAATGGPR from the coding sequence GTGGCCGGCGGCGCCCGGGCGGAGGAGCGGGACCCGGCGGCCGACCGGACCCGGCAGGGCGAGCGGGACTCGGCGGGCGGCCGTGCCCGGGAGGACGGGCGGGGCCGCCGGGCGCCCGTGGATGTGCCGGACGGCTACCGGCTCGGCGACTGGACGGTCACCGGGCTGATCGGCTCGGGCAGTTGGGGCAGCGTCTACACCGCCCGGGGCGCGGACGGCACCGCGGCCGCCGTGAAATTCCTCGGCACCGCCCTGCTGAGCCCCGGCCAGCAGGCCGCGATGGCCGACCTGGTGCGCCGGGAGGTGCGGTTCAGCCTGGCCGCACACCACCCGCACCTGATCCGTACCGTCGAGGCGCTGACCGTCCGCGACCCCGGCCGCCCCGACCTCGACGGCTGTACCGCCCTGGTCATGGACCGCGCCGACCGCAGTGTCCAGGACGTCCTCGACACCGTCGACGCGGGCCGCCCACCCCCCGACGCCGGCCGCATCCTGCGCGGCGCCGCCGCAGGACTGGCACATCTGCACCGCGCGGGCTGGCTGCACGGCGACCTCAAGCCCGCCAACATCCTGCTGGGACCGCAGGGCGAGGTGTGGCTCGCGGACTTCGGCCTCACCGCGGAACTCGACGGCACCCACGCCTACGTTCCCCCCATGGGCACCCTGGACCACCTCCCGCCGGAGTGGTGGTCGGCCCGCACCGGCAGCCAGGGCACCGCCGTCCGCCCCACCGCTGACATCTGGGCCTACGGGATCCTGGCCCATGAGGTGCTGTGCGGCGGACTGCACCCCTTCCCCGGCGCCACCGCCCGCGCCCGGGCGCTGGCCGCCCAGTCCTACGCCCGCGGCGCGGCCCCCCTGCGGCTGGCACCGTCCCTCCCCGATGGCTGGCACCGGCTCATCACCGACTGCCTGGCCCCCGACCACGCCGCCCGCGCCGGGTTGACCGCCGACGGGCTGGCCGCCCGCGTCGCGGCCCTCGGCCCCGCCGGAACCAGGGCCCCGGCGCGCAGCACCCGGCGCCAGGTCCTGCTGCCGGCCGCCCTGGTCGGCGTGCTGCTCGCGGCCGGCGCCGGCCTGCTGCTGACGGACGACAGCCGCCCGGCCCGCCCGAAGGCGGGATCGGGCGCGCCGCCGGTGGCCACGATCGCCTCCGTCAACGACATCCTCCCGGCCCAGTCCGACGTCCCGGCCGCCCTGCGCCCGTCCATCGGTCAGGCCGCCCGACTGTGCGCGGAGCCGGAGGTGACCCCCGCCCTGATCGCCGCGATGCTCAAGGCGGAGAGCGGCTTCGACGTCCATGCCCGCCGGCCCGCCACCGACGAATACGGAGTCGCCATGTGGACGCCCAGGGTCTTCAACGCCTGGGCGGTCGACGGCGACCTGGACGGGCGCAAGAGCTACATGTCCGCACCGGACGCCATCGCCACCATGGGCGTCTATCTGTGCTGGGTCGACCAGCAGCTGAAGTTGGACGGTATGCGCGGCGACCTCCCCTCGTGGATCGCCGCGGCCTACCGCACCAGCGTCCGTACCATCGTCGACGCCCACGGTGTCCCGGCCCGCGTACAGCCCTACGTCGACACGGTCCGGCGCTATATGGCCGGCTACGCGCTCCACCCGGCCGCTACGGGCGGTCCAAGGTGA